Proteins from a single region of Streptomyces vinaceus:
- a CDS encoding DUF6113 family protein has protein sequence MSAAVTLGRIATLLGLLAVGLLTGAAGWLVVDLWFPAGLLLGLLALLGLFLGGRIAVGSGLGVGAGALGWFLAYVVLGVPRPEGDFLLGSSGIGVYVYLLGGAALAVMCATLRGPFEGPVSAARSGK, from the coding sequence GTGAGCGCCGCCGTGACCCTCGGGCGGATCGCCACCCTGCTCGGTCTGTTGGCCGTCGGCCTGCTGACCGGAGCGGCCGGCTGGCTGGTCGTGGACCTGTGGTTCCCCGCCGGACTGCTGCTGGGACTGCTGGCGCTCCTCGGGCTGTTCCTCGGCGGCCGGATCGCCGTCGGGAGCGGGCTCGGGGTGGGCGCGGGGGCGCTCGGCTGGTTCCTCGCGTACGTGGTGCTCGGTGTTCCGCGCCCCGAGGGGGACTTCCTGCTCGGTTCGTCCGGAATCGGCGTGTACGTCTACCTTTTGGGTGGGGCGGCGCTGGCTGTGATGTGCGCCACGCTCCGCGGCCCGTTCGAGGGGCCGGTTTCGGCCGCGCGGTCCGGCAAGTGA
- the mshB gene encoding N-acetyl-1-D-myo-inositol-2-amino-2-deoxy-alpha-D-glucopyranoside deacetylase encodes MNGLPARRLLLVHAHPDDESINNGVTMAKYAAEGALVTLVTCTLGEEGEVIPPDLAHLAPDRDDALGPHRVGELDAAMAELGVTDHRFLGGPGRFRDSGMMGAEQNRRPGSFWSADLDEAAAHLVEVIREVRPQVLVTYDPDGGYGHPDHIQAHRVAMRGAELAAEATYRRDLGDPWRIGKIYWNRVPRSVVEEGFARLKAAGAEVPFPGVASPDDVPGVVADDRITAEIGDDGTGADEPFAAAKAAAMRAHATQIAVDGPFFALSNDLAQPLFAREYYELAAGRPGTAAGTREHDLFAGVDA; translated from the coding sequence ATGAACGGTCTTCCCGCCCGTCGGCTGCTCCTCGTGCACGCGCACCCGGACGACGAGTCGATCAACAACGGCGTCACCATGGCCAAGTACGCGGCCGAGGGTGCCCTCGTCACGCTCGTGACCTGCACCCTCGGCGAAGAGGGCGAGGTCATCCCGCCGGACCTCGCCCACCTGGCGCCCGACCGGGACGACGCGCTGGGCCCCCACCGCGTCGGCGAGCTCGACGCCGCGATGGCGGAACTCGGCGTCACCGACCACCGGTTCCTCGGCGGCCCGGGCCGCTTCCGCGACTCCGGGATGATGGGCGCCGAGCAGAACCGCCGGCCCGGGTCCTTCTGGTCCGCCGACCTGGACGAGGCCGCGGCCCACCTCGTCGAGGTCATCCGCGAGGTCCGCCCGCAGGTGCTCGTCACCTACGACCCCGACGGCGGCTACGGGCACCCCGACCACATCCAGGCCCACCGGGTCGCCATGCGCGGCGCGGAGCTGGCCGCGGAGGCCACGTACCGCCGGGACCTGGGCGATCCGTGGCGGATCGGGAAGATCTACTGGAACCGGGTGCCGCGCTCGGTGGTCGAGGAGGGCTTCGCCCGGCTGAAGGCGGCCGGCGCCGAGGTCCCCTTCCCCGGGGTCGCTTCGCCGGACGACGTGCCCGGTGTCGTCGCCGACGACCGGATCACCGCCGAGATCGGGGACGACGGGACGGGGGCCGACGAGCCGTTCGCGGCGGCCAAGGCGGCCGCGATGCGCGCCCACGCCACCCAGATCGCCGTGGACGGGCCCTTCTTCGCCCTCTCCAACGACCTGGCGCAGCCGCTGTTCGCCCGCGAGTACTACGAGCTGGCCGCGGGCCGGCCGGGCACCGCGGCCGGCACGCGCGAGCACGACCTGTTCGCGGGGGTGGACGCGTGA
- a CDS encoding ABC transporter ATP-binding protein — translation MAETILEVKGLVKHYPLTQGILFKKQIGAVKAVDGVSFGLARGETLGIVGESGCGKSTVAKMLVNLERPTAGAISYKGEDITKLSGKALKAVRRNIQMVFQDPYTSLNPRMTVGDIIGEPYDIHPEVAPKGDRRRKVQELLDVVGLNPEYINRYPHQFSGGQRQRIGIARGLALRPEVIVADEPVSALDVSVQAQVINLLERLQNEFDLSYVFIAHDLSIVRHISDRVGVMYLGRVVEIGTDTQIYDHPTHPYTQALLSAVPVPDPQARAHRERIILTGDVPSPANPPSGCPFRTRCWKAQQRCTDEVPLLAVPEAFTSGPAAHPSACHFAGEIQPPRADSLR, via the coding sequence ATGGCTGAGACCATCCTGGAGGTCAAGGGCCTCGTCAAGCACTACCCGCTCACCCAGGGCATCCTCTTCAAGAAGCAGATCGGCGCGGTCAAGGCCGTCGACGGGGTCTCCTTCGGCCTCGCCCGCGGCGAGACGCTCGGCATCGTCGGCGAGTCCGGCTGCGGCAAGTCCACCGTCGCCAAGATGCTGGTCAACCTGGAACGCCCGACGGCCGGGGCGATCTCGTACAAGGGCGAGGACATCACCAAGCTGTCCGGCAAGGCCCTGAAGGCCGTCCGCCGCAACATCCAGATGGTCTTCCAGGACCCGTACACCTCGCTGAACCCGCGCATGACGGTCGGCGACATCATCGGGGAGCCGTACGACATCCACCCCGAGGTGGCCCCCAAAGGCGACCGGCGGCGCAAGGTGCAGGAACTCCTCGACGTGGTCGGGCTCAACCCGGAGTACATCAACCGGTACCCGCACCAGTTCTCCGGCGGTCAGCGCCAGCGCATCGGCATCGCCCGCGGGCTCGCCCTGCGGCCGGAGGTGATCGTGGCGGACGAGCCGGTCTCCGCGCTCGACGTCTCGGTCCAGGCCCAGGTGATCAACCTGCTGGAGCGGCTCCAGAACGAGTTCGACCTGTCGTACGTGTTCATCGCGCACGACCTCTCGATCGTGCGGCACATCTCCGACCGGGTCGGCGTGATGTACCTGGGGCGGGTGGTGGAGATCGGCACCGACACCCAGATCTACGACCACCCCACCCACCCGTACACCCAGGCCCTGCTCTCCGCCGTGCCCGTGCCGGACCCGCAGGCCCGCGCCCACCGCGAGCGGATCATCCTGACCGGCGACGTGCCCTCCCCGGCCAACCCGCCGTCCGGCTGCCCGTTCCGCACCCGCTGCTGGAAGGCCCAGCAGCGCTGCACGGACGAGGTCCCGTTGCTCGCCGTTCCGGAGGCGTTCACCTCCGGCCCGGCGGCCCACCCGTCGGCCTGTCACTTCGCAGGCGAAATCCAGCCACCCCGCGCGGATTCGCTCCGTTAG
- a CDS encoding ABC transporter ATP-binding protein: MLLEVRDLHVEFRTRDGVAKAVNGVNYSVGEGETLAVLGESGSGKSVTAQAVMGILDIPPGRIAGGEILFKGKDLLKMKEDERRRIRGAEMAMIFQDALSSLNPVLSVGAQLGEMYEVHRGMSRKDAKAKAVELMDRVRIPAARERVGDYPHQFSGGMRQRIMIAMALALEPSLIIADEPTTALDVTVQAQVMDLLAELQRELNMGLILITHDLGVVADVADKIAVMYAGRIVEAAPVHEIYKAPAHPYTRGLLDSIPRLDQKGQELYAIKGLPPNLLAIPPGCAFNPRCPMAQAVCRTDVPPLAQVGPGRASACFFWKECLDG, from the coding sequence ATGCTGCTCGAAGTCCGCGACCTCCATGTGGAGTTCCGTACGCGGGACGGAGTCGCCAAGGCCGTCAACGGCGTCAACTACTCGGTGGGCGAGGGCGAGACGCTCGCCGTGCTCGGCGAGTCGGGCTCCGGCAAATCGGTGACCGCCCAGGCGGTGATGGGCATCCTCGACATCCCGCCGGGCCGGATCGCGGGCGGGGAGATCCTCTTCAAGGGCAAGGACCTGCTCAAGATGAAGGAGGACGAGCGGCGGAGGATCCGCGGGGCCGAGATGGCGATGATCTTCCAGGACGCCCTGTCCTCCCTGAACCCCGTACTCAGCGTGGGCGCGCAGCTCGGCGAGATGTACGAGGTCCACCGCGGGATGTCCCGCAAGGACGCCAAGGCCAAGGCCGTCGAGCTGATGGACCGGGTCCGGATCCCCGCGGCCCGCGAACGGGTGGGGGACTACCCGCACCAGTTCTCGGGCGGCATGCGCCAGCGCATCATGATCGCGATGGCGCTGGCCCTGGAGCCCTCCCTGATCATCGCGGACGAGCCGACGACGGCCCTCGACGTGACCGTGCAGGCGCAGGTGATGGACCTGCTCGCCGAGCTCCAGCGCGAGCTCAACATGGGGCTCATCCTCATCACCCACGACCTCGGCGTCGTCGCCGACGTCGCCGACAAGATCGCCGTCATGTACGCCGGCCGGATCGTCGAGGCGGCTCCCGTCCACGAGATCTACAAGGCACCCGCCCATCCGTACACCCGCGGCCTGCTCGACTCCATCCCGCGCCTCGACCAGAAGGGCCAGGAGCTGTACGCGATCAAGGGGCTGCCGCCGAACCTGCTGGCCATCCCGCCCGGCTGCGCCTTCAACCCGCGCTGCCCGATGGCGCAGGCGGTCTGCCGCACCGACGTGCCGCCGCTCGCGCAGGTGGGCCCGGGCCGCGCGAGCGCGTGCTTCTTCTGGAAGGAGTGCCTCGATGGCTGA
- a CDS encoding ABC transporter permease: MPEPEPEPGRRSPAYDPLQPGKGEAIAPTGQGGPMDLALDEAESLERPLGDAPTGPGPQEKARSLWSDAWHQLRRNPVFIISSLMILFLVVIAIWPQLIASGDPLQCDLSKSQQGSSPGHPFGYDTQGCDVYTRTVYGARASITVGVCATLGAALLGSVLGGLAGFFGGWGDSLLSRVADIFFGIPVVLGGLVFLSVVTSTTVWPVVGFIVLLGWPQIARIGRGSVITAKQNDYVQAARALGAGNGRMLLRHVAPNAIAPVIVVATIALGTYIALEATLSFLGVGLRPPTVSWGIDISNAASQIRNAPHMLLWPAGALSVTVLAFIMLGDAVRDALDPKLR, from the coding sequence ATGCCTGAGCCCGAGCCCGAGCCCGGCCGCCGATCCCCCGCGTACGACCCACTCCAGCCCGGAAAGGGGGAGGCCATCGCGCCCACCGGCCAGGGCGGCCCCATGGATCTGGCGCTCGACGAGGCCGAAAGCCTCGAAAGGCCCCTGGGGGACGCCCCCACCGGGCCCGGCCCGCAGGAGAAGGCCCGCTCCCTGTGGTCCGACGCCTGGCACCAGCTGCGCCGCAACCCCGTCTTCATCATCTCCTCGCTGATGATCCTGTTCCTGGTGGTCATCGCGATCTGGCCGCAGCTCATCGCGAGCGGCGACCCGCTCCAGTGCGACCTGTCCAAGTCCCAGCAGGGCTCCTCGCCCGGCCACCCCTTCGGATACGACACCCAGGGCTGCGACGTCTACACCCGTACCGTCTACGGCGCCCGCGCCTCCATCACCGTCGGCGTCTGCGCCACCCTCGGCGCCGCCCTGCTCGGTTCGGTGCTCGGCGGGCTCGCCGGGTTCTTCGGCGGCTGGGGCGACTCGCTGCTCTCCCGGGTGGCCGACATCTTCTTCGGCATCCCCGTCGTCCTGGGCGGGCTGGTCTTCCTCTCCGTGGTCACCAGCACCACCGTCTGGCCGGTCGTCGGCTTCATCGTGCTCCTCGGCTGGCCGCAGATCGCCCGCATCGGCCGCGGCTCCGTCATCACCGCCAAACAGAACGACTACGTCCAGGCCGCCCGGGCGCTCGGCGCCGGCAACGGGCGGATGCTGCTGCGGCACGTCGCCCCCAACGCCATCGCGCCCGTCATCGTCGTCGCCACCATCGCGCTCGGCACGTACATCGCCCTGGAGGCCACCCTGTCCTTCCTCGGCGTCGGCCTGCGCCCGCCCACCGTCTCCTGGGGCATCGACATCTCCAACGCGGCCTCGCAGATCCGCAACGCCCCGCACATGCTGCTGTGGCCGGCGGGCGCGCTGAGCGTGACGGTGCTCGCCTTCATCATGCTCGGCGACGCGGTGCGCGACGCCCTCGACCCCAAACTGCGCTGA
- a CDS encoding ABC transporter permease: MGRYVIRRLLQMIPVFIGSTFLIFFMVYALGDPVAALFGDKAPDPATAARIRKDLYLDRPLWEQYLHYMGQIFQGDFGTAFNGQPVTELMASAFPVTLRLTIVAIFFEIVIGITLGVVSGLRRGKSVDTSVLVLTLVVISVPTFVTGYLLQYLFGVQWGWVRPTVSPDAPFNELILPGIVLALVSLAYVTRLSRTSIAENVKADYVRTAVAKGLPRRRVVTRHLLRNSLIPVVTFIGTDIGALMGGAIVTERIFNIHGVGYQLYQGILRNNSPTVVGFVTILVIVFLLANLLVDLLYAVLDPRIRYA, encoded by the coding sequence ATGGGACGTTATGTGATCCGGCGGCTGCTCCAGATGATCCCGGTGTTCATCGGCAGCACGTTCCTGATCTTCTTCATGGTGTACGCACTGGGCGACCCCGTCGCCGCCCTCTTCGGCGACAAGGCGCCCGACCCCGCCACCGCCGCGCGCATCCGCAAGGACCTCTACCTCGACCGGCCCCTGTGGGAGCAGTACCTGCACTACATGGGCCAGATCTTCCAGGGGGACTTCGGCACGGCCTTCAACGGCCAGCCCGTCACCGAGCTGATGGCCTCGGCCTTCCCCGTCACCCTGCGCCTGACCATCGTCGCGATCTTCTTCGAGATCGTCATCGGCATCACCCTCGGCGTGGTCAGCGGCCTGCGCCGCGGCAAGTCCGTCGACACCTCCGTACTGGTGCTCACCCTCGTCGTCATCTCCGTGCCGACGTTCGTGACGGGCTACCTGCTCCAGTACCTCTTCGGCGTCCAGTGGGGCTGGGTCCGCCCCACCGTCTCACCGGACGCCCCCTTCAACGAGCTGATCCTGCCCGGCATCGTGCTCGCGCTGGTCTCCCTCGCGTACGTCACCCGCCTCTCGCGCACCTCCATCGCCGAGAACGTGAAGGCCGACTACGTGCGCACCGCCGTCGCCAAGGGTCTGCCGCGCCGCCGGGTCGTCACCCGCCACCTGCTGCGCAACTCGCTCATCCCCGTCGTCACCTTCATCGGCACCGACATCGGCGCCCTGATGGGCGGCGCCATCGTCACCGAGCGCATCTTCAACATCCACGGCGTCGGATACCAGCTCTACCAGGGCATCCTGCGCAACAACTCCCCGACGGTGGTCGGCTTCGTGACCATCCTCGTCATCGTCTTCCTGCTGGCGAACCTGCTCGTCGACCTGCTCTACGCGGTCCTGGACCCGAGGATCCGTTATGCCTGA
- a CDS encoding peptide ABC transporter substrate-binding protein, giving the protein MRGATHAKWAACAVAVALAATACGGSDSGGGGGGAGVVSSSWGDPQNPLEPANTNEVQGGKVLDMIFRGLKRYDPKTGEAKNMLAEKIETTDSQNFTITLKDGWKFSNDEPVTAQSFVDAWNYGADVRNKQNNAPFFSDIVGYEALHPASGEPKAKTMSGLVVKDPKTFTVALKNKFSTWPETLGYQAFSPLPKAFFTDHSGWLNKPVGNGPYTVDSYTKGTGMKLRTWEGYPGEDKAQNSGVDLKVYTDNNTAYTDLISGNLDLVDDVPAQQLKNVKNDLGDRYINQPALIIQTLTFPLYDPQWSKEGMENVRRGISMAINRDEITKQIFRETRTPAKDWTSPALGEKGGFSATLCGDACKYDPAAAKKLIQDAGGLPGGKVTLTSNVDTGSHREWMDAVCNSINNAIGEGPVCTVNPIGTFADFRNQQSAFKLTGPFRSGWQADYPLIQNFLQPLYYTGASSNYGKFSNPEFDKLVDEANQESDAAKAIAKFQDSEKILAAQMPSIPLWYQNGSAGYAERLSDVALNQFSVPVYNEIKVS; this is encoded by the coding sequence ATGCGCGGAGCCACCCACGCCAAGTGGGCCGCATGTGCGGTGGCCGTCGCCCTCGCGGCGACGGCCTGCGGCGGTAGCGACAGCGGCGGAGGCGGCGGTGGCGCGGGAGTCGTCAGCTCCTCCTGGGGTGACCCGCAGAACCCGCTGGAGCCGGCCAACACCAACGAGGTGCAGGGCGGCAAGGTCCTCGACATGATCTTCCGGGGCCTCAAGCGGTACGACCCGAAGACCGGCGAGGCCAAGAACATGCTCGCCGAGAAGATCGAGACGACCGACAGCCAGAACTTCACCATCACGCTGAAGGACGGCTGGAAGTTCAGCAACGACGAGCCGGTCACCGCGCAGTCCTTCGTGGACGCCTGGAACTACGGCGCGGACGTGCGCAACAAGCAGAACAACGCGCCGTTCTTCTCCGACATCGTCGGCTACGAGGCCCTCCACCCCGCCTCCGGGGAGCCCAAGGCCAAGACGATGTCCGGGCTGGTCGTCAAGGACCCCAAGACCTTCACCGTCGCCCTGAAGAACAAGTTCTCCACCTGGCCCGAGACCCTCGGCTACCAGGCCTTCTCCCCGCTGCCCAAGGCCTTCTTCACCGACCACAGCGGCTGGCTGAACAAGCCCGTCGGCAACGGCCCGTACACGGTGGACTCGTACACCAAGGGCACCGGCATGAAGCTGCGCACCTGGGAGGGCTACCCGGGCGAGGACAAGGCGCAGAACAGCGGCGTCGACCTCAAGGTCTACACCGACAACAACACCGCCTACACCGACCTGATCTCCGGCAACCTCGACCTCGTCGACGACGTCCCCGCGCAGCAGCTGAAGAACGTCAAGAACGACCTCGGCGACCGGTACATCAACCAGCCGGCCCTCATCATCCAGACCCTCACCTTCCCGCTGTACGACCCGCAGTGGAGCAAGGAGGGCATGGAGAACGTCCGCCGCGGCATCTCGATGGCCATCAACCGCGACGAGATCACCAAGCAGATCTTCCGCGAGACCCGCACCCCGGCCAAGGACTGGACCTCCCCGGCCCTCGGCGAGAAGGGCGGCTTCAGCGCCACGCTCTGCGGCGACGCCTGCAAGTACGACCCGGCGGCCGCCAAGAAGCTCATCCAGGACGCCGGCGGGCTCCCCGGCGGCAAGGTCACCCTGACCTCCAACGTGGACACCGGCTCGCACCGCGAGTGGATGGACGCCGTCTGCAACAGCATCAACAACGCGATCGGCGAGGGCCCGGTCTGCACGGTCAACCCGATCGGAACCTTCGCGGACTTCCGCAACCAGCAGAGCGCCTTCAAGCTGACCGGCCCCTTCCGCTCCGGCTGGCAGGCCGACTACCCGCTCATCCAGAACTTCCTCCAGCCGCTCTACTACACCGGCGCCTCCTCCAACTACGGGAAATTCAGCAACCCGGAGTTCGACAAGCTCGTCGACGAGGCCAACCAGGAGAGCGACGCGGCCAAGGCCATCGCGAAGTTCCAGGACTCCGAGAAGATCCTCGCCGCGCAGATGCCCTCCATCCCGCTCTGGTACCAGAACGGCAGCGCGGGCTACGCCGAGCGGCTCTCGGACGTGGCGCTCAACCAGTTCAGCGTCCCCGTCTACAACGAGATCAAGGTCAGCTGA
- a CDS encoding GNAT family N-acetyltransferase, whose amino-acid sequence MTAIPYGRRSRRTLTVRPAGPGDAADICALLNAVDVIEIGRPETDLCAVEADLHHPGIDLAKDSWLAFEGGRLVAHAQVWADSGPGRVDSEHSVLPGHRAAGVRLLELMEIRARELTAGARDAVLRLQLTAEPVLDPDVLPARGYRRVRRYQVMTRPVSAAADPPPAPSEGLVLRDCAADPADPRRAHALVEDAFAAHFGHVDRPYEAWLDHLGARALDWSLVWIANLPGSGDVGVLLTRDDRTSMAWVSHLGVRADLRGRGIGGFLLRHAFAAYAARGRDTVGLGVDTRNETGALGLYEAHGMRLHYAVDTWELSMHSRG is encoded by the coding sequence GTGACCGCCATCCCGTACGGCCGCCGGAGCCGGCGCACGCTGACCGTACGGCCCGCCGGGCCCGGGGACGCGGCCGACATCTGCGCCCTGCTCAACGCCGTCGACGTCATCGAGATCGGCAGACCGGAGACCGACCTCTGCGCCGTCGAGGCCGACCTCCACCACCCCGGCATCGACCTGGCCAAGGACTCCTGGCTGGCCTTCGAAGGGGGCCGGCTCGTCGCCCATGCCCAGGTGTGGGCCGACTCCGGGCCCGGCAGGGTCGACTCCGAGCACTCCGTACTGCCCGGCCACCGCGCCGCGGGCGTCCGGCTGCTGGAGCTGATGGAGATCCGCGCCCGGGAGCTCACCGCCGGGGCGCGGGACGCCGTCCTGCGGCTCCAGCTCACCGCCGAGCCCGTCCTCGACCCCGACGTGCTGCCCGCCCGAGGCTACCGCCGCGTACGCCGCTACCAGGTGATGACCCGGCCCGTCTCCGCGGCCGCCGACCCGCCGCCCGCCCCCTCCGAGGGGCTGGTCCTGCGCGACTGCGCCGCCGACCCGGCCGACCCCCGCCGGGCCCACGCCCTGGTGGAGGACGCCTTCGCCGCCCACTTCGGCCATGTGGACCGCCCGTACGAGGCCTGGCTCGACCACCTGGGCGCCCGCGCCCTCGACTGGTCGCTGGTCTGGATCGCGAACCTGCCGGGCTCCGGCGACGTGGGCGTCCTGCTGACCCGGGACGACCGCACCAGCATGGCCTGGGTCAGCCACCTCGGCGTCCGCGCCGACCTGCGCGGCCGGGGCATCGGCGGTTTCCTGCTGCGCCACGCCTTCGCCGCGTACGCGGCCCGCGGCCGTGACACCGTCGGCCTCGGCGTCGACACCCGCAACGAAACCGGCGCGCTCGGGCTCTACGAGGCGCACGGCATGCGCCTGCACTACGCGGTGGACACCTGGGAGCTGAGTATGCACTCGCGCGGGTGA
- a CDS encoding peptide ABC transporter substrate-binding protein, translated as MRTASAQWIVGALVLAMAATACGTGEDGRTARTGGRITVVLGEPQHGLVGQETAESEGAEVLHALFTGLVTYDPKTSEPKLAIAESVDTTDSKTWTIRIKDGFTFHNGEKVDAQSFVRAWNWGADQENTAEAMGFFSKIEGSDELAPGKGRTPAAKELRGLRVLDDRTFTVTLKAPFPQFWTMLGYDAFYPLPKAFEADPKGFGEAPVGNGPFRMDGTWEHGKQIKVKKYDKYPAEGRAKLDSVTFKIYDDLDAAYGDLHKNAVQITDKLPVSALDTVAEEFGDRYVYKPEASVGYLGLPLEANPEAFGKVEIRRAISMAIDREAISKKVFQGTRKPADDFISPIVPGYRRGALGEAGLYDPVKAKALFEHAGGIPGNELELGYNEDGGHKEWIEAVAAQLRANLGLEVTAKPYPSSGALIDDVKSQKFKGAFRMGWAMDYPAAENYLRPVFSKEAIANGSNFGRYGNDEFEAVLAAADRATDPAESLTLYQQADDIVIRDLPYIPLFTYMSSVAYSKAVKNVRVDAQGRIDLAHVELD; from the coding sequence ATGCGCACAGCGAGTGCCCAGTGGATCGTCGGTGCCCTCGTCCTGGCGATGGCCGCCACGGCCTGCGGTACCGGTGAGGACGGGCGGACCGCCAGGACCGGCGGGCGCATCACCGTGGTGCTCGGTGAGCCGCAGCACGGGCTGGTGGGGCAGGAGACGGCTGAGTCCGAGGGCGCCGAGGTCCTCCACGCGCTGTTCACCGGCCTGGTCACGTACGACCCGAAGACCAGCGAGCCGAAGCTGGCGATCGCCGAGTCCGTCGACACCACCGACTCGAAGACGTGGACGATCAGGATCAAGGACGGGTTCACGTTCCACAACGGCGAGAAGGTCGACGCACAGTCCTTCGTCCGCGCCTGGAACTGGGGCGCGGACCAGGAGAACACCGCCGAGGCGATGGGTTTCTTCTCGAAGATCGAGGGCTCTGACGAACTGGCCCCGGGCAAGGGGAGAACGCCTGCCGCCAAGGAGCTCAGGGGCCTGCGGGTCCTCGACGACAGGACCTTCACCGTCACCCTGAAGGCACCGTTCCCCCAGTTCTGGACCATGCTGGGGTACGACGCCTTCTACCCGCTGCCCAAGGCGTTCGAGGCGGACCCGAAGGGCTTCGGGGAGGCCCCGGTCGGAAACGGTCCGTTCCGCATGGACGGCACCTGGGAGCACGGCAAGCAGATCAAGGTCAAGAAGTACGACAAGTACCCGGCGGAGGGCCGCGCCAAGCTGGACTCCGTGACCTTCAAGATCTACGACGACCTGGACGCCGCCTACGGCGACCTGCACAAGAACGCCGTGCAGATCACCGACAAGCTGCCGGTCTCCGCGCTCGACACCGTCGCCGAGGAGTTCGGCGACCGCTACGTCTACAAGCCGGAAGCGTCCGTCGGCTACCTCGGCCTCCCGCTGGAGGCCAATCCCGAGGCCTTCGGCAAGGTCGAGATCCGCAGGGCGATCTCGATGGCCATCGACCGGGAGGCCATCTCCAAGAAGGTCTTCCAGGGCACCCGCAAGCCCGCCGACGACTTCATCAGCCCGATCGTCCCCGGCTACCGCCGGGGCGCCCTGGGCGAGGCCGGCCTCTACGACCCGGTCAAGGCGAAGGCGCTGTTCGAGCACGCCGGCGGCATACCCGGCAACGAACTGGAGCTCGGCTACAACGAGGACGGCGGCCACAAGGAGTGGATCGAGGCCGTCGCCGCACAGCTGAGGGCGAACCTCGGCCTGGAGGTGACCGCGAAGCCGTACCCGAGCTCCGGGGCCCTCATCGACGACGTCAAGTCCCAGAAGTTCAAGGGCGCCTTCCGCATGGGCTGGGCCATGGACTACCCGGCGGCGGAGAACTACCTGCGCCCGGTCTTCTCGAAGGAGGCCATCGCCAACGGTTCCAACTTCGGGCGCTACGGGAACGACGAGTTCGAGGCCGTCCTCGCCGCGGCCGACCGGGCGACCGACCCGGCCGAGAGCCTGACGCTCTACCAACAGGCCGACGACATCGTCATCAGGGACCTCCCGTACATCCCGCTCTTCACTTACATGTCCTCCGTGGCCTACTCCAAGGCCGTGAAGAACGTCCGGGTCGACGCCCAGGGCCGCATCGACCTGGCACACGTCGAGCTCGACTGA
- a CDS encoding ABC transporter ATP-binding protein produces the protein MAELTKNAPEREPILQVRNLVKHFPLTQGILFKKQVGAVKAVDGISFDLYRGETLGIVGESGCGKSTVAKLLMNLERASAGEVFYKGQDITKLSGRALKAVRRNIQMVFQDPYTSLNPRMTVGDIIGETYDIHPEVAPKGDRRRKVQELLDVVGLNPEYINRYPHQFSGGQRQRIGIARGLALNPEIIICDEPVSALDVSVQAQVINLMEKLQDEFDLSYIFIAHDLSIVRHISDRVGVMYLGKMAEIGTDTQIYDHPTHPYTQALLSAVPVPDPEAREGRERIILTGDVPSPANPPSGCRFRTRCWKAEERCATEEPLLAIPTRLQGVNSLAAHESACHFAEEKAVLAI, from the coding sequence ATGGCTGAGCTCACCAAGAACGCCCCCGAGCGCGAGCCGATCCTCCAGGTCCGCAATCTGGTCAAGCACTTCCCGCTGACCCAGGGCATCCTGTTCAAGAAGCAGGTCGGCGCGGTCAAGGCCGTCGACGGCATCAGCTTCGACCTGTACAGGGGCGAGACGCTGGGCATCGTCGGCGAGTCCGGCTGTGGCAAGTCCACCGTCGCCAAGCTGCTGATGAACCTGGAGCGGGCCAGCGCCGGCGAGGTCTTCTACAAGGGTCAGGACATCACCAAGCTGTCCGGGCGTGCGCTGAAGGCCGTCCGCCGCAACATCCAGATGGTCTTCCAGGACCCGTACACCTCGCTGAACCCGCGCATGACGGTCGGCGACATCATCGGCGAGACCTACGACATCCACCCCGAGGTGGCCCCCAAGGGCGACCGGCGCCGCAAGGTGCAGGAACTCCTCGACGTCGTCGGGCTCAACCCGGAGTACATCAACCGGTACCCGCACCAGTTCTCCGGCGGTCAGCGCCAGCGCATCGGCATCGCCCGCGGCCTCGCGCTCAACCCGGAGATCATCATCTGCGACGAGCCGGTCTCCGCGCTCGACGTGTCGGTGCAGGCGCAGGTCATCAACCTGATGGAGAAGCTTCAGGACGAGTTCGACCTCTCCTACATCTTCATCGCGCACGACCTCTCGATCGTCCGGCACATCTCGGACCGCGTCGGCGTCATGTACCTGGGCAAGATGGCCGAGATCGGCACCGACACCCAGATCTACGACCACCCGACGCACCCGTACACGCAGGCGCTGCTGTCGGCCGTCCCGGTCCCCGACCCGGAGGCCCGCGAGGGCCGCGAGCGGATCATCCTCACCGGTGACGTCCCCTCGCCGGCCAACCCGCCGTCGGGCTGCCGCTTCCGCACCCGCTGCTGGAAGGCGGAGGAGCGCTGCGCCACGGAGGAGCCGCTGCTGGCGATCCCGACGCGCCTCCAGGGCGTGAACTCCCTGGCCGCGCACGAGTCGGCGTGCCACTTCGCGGAGGAGAAGGCCGTCCTGGCCATCTGA